CGAGTACTCTGCGCTTAACTCTGGTTCTCCTCAAAACTAAATGGGACGCGTAATCGCGATTGCCAACCAGAAAGGTGGCGTAGGAAAGACCACTACGTCCATAAACCTGGCCGCCTCTTTAGCCGCGGCCGAAGTCAACACATTACTCATAGATTGCGATCCGCAATCCAATGCCAGCAGCGGGCTGGGATTCGCCAAGGATCCGGACCGCATTAGCACCTACGACGTGCTTATGGGCATGGCCAGCGCGGAAGAGGCGCTGCAGAAGCTTGAACTCGAACAGCTCTGGGTAATTCCTGCGCACAAAAACCTGATTGGTGCCAACCTGGAATTGATTTCAGAAGAGCGGCGGGAATTCCGCCTGCGGGACGCTCTCGAGCCTCTGCGCGCGCGTTTTCAATTCATCGTTCTGGATTGTCCTCCGGCCCTCGATCTGCTTACCCTGAACGCCTTGGTCGCGGCCGATTCAGTGCTGGTTCCCATGCAGGCGGAGTATTTCGCGCTGGAAGGGGTTAGCGAGCTGCTGGACACGGTCAGTCGCGTCAAAGAGAGTTTTAACCCACGCTTGGAGATCGAAGGCGTAGTGCTGACCATGTTTGACGAGCGCACCAACCTCGCCCAGCAAGTGACGGCCGAACTGCGCAAATATTTTGGCAAGCAACTCTGCCGTGCCAGAATCCCGCGCAATGTCCGCCTGGCTGAGGCTCCCAGCCACGGCAAACCGGCGCTGCTCTATGACGTGCGGTCCCGCGGTTCTGAAAGTTATATTCGTCTGGCCAAAGAGATCCTGGATGGCGAAGCCAAACGAGGGGTGCGAGTCGGCACACCGATAGAGGTGCCCTTGGGGGACGACTCTCCGGGAACCGAAGCCGCGGAAACGACCATGGCTCCCGAGGCTCCGACCGAGGCTTTACCGGGGAATGAGTCTGCCGCCGCAGCCGAGCCAGTGGTGCAGGTCGAAGCAGCGGGAGTGGATGCCACGCCCGTTGAT
This DNA window, taken from Terriglobales bacterium, encodes the following:
- a CDS encoding ParA family protein, translating into MGRVIAIANQKGGVGKTTTSINLAASLAAAEVNTLLIDCDPQSNASSGLGFAKDPDRISTYDVLMGMASAEEALQKLELEQLWVIPAHKNLIGANLELISEERREFRLRDALEPLRARFQFIVLDCPPALDLLTLNALVAADSVLVPMQAEYFALEGVSELLDTVSRVKESFNPRLEIEGVVLTMFDERTNLAQQVTAELRKYFGKQLCRARIPRNVRLAEAPSHGKPALLYDVRSRGSESYIRLAKEILDGEAKRGVRVGTPIEVPLGDDSPGTEAAETTMAPEAPTEALPGNESAAAAEPVVQVEAAGVDATPVDPALGDVAPVIETVLEPALPAELATAVSEHRDW